In Afipia sp. GAS231, a single window of DNA contains:
- a CDS encoding nuclear transport factor 2 family protein: MSKTTPAQNKALVLEAFDTLFNKRDYTSAERFWSDRYIQHSAHIAPGRNGLFNLIRTLPDSLKYENHLVLAEGDYVIAHGRFSGNGRPAAWIAADVVRMEDGKLAEHWDVLQDEATKDQSVSGLPMFGNRFPN; this comes from the coding sequence ATGTCCAAGACGACCCCCGCGCAAAACAAGGCGCTCGTCCTCGAAGCTTTCGATACGCTCTTCAACAAGCGGGACTACACCTCCGCCGAGCGCTTCTGGTCCGATCGCTACATTCAGCACAGCGCGCACATCGCGCCCGGCCGCAACGGTCTGTTCAACCTGATCCGCACACTGCCCGACTCCCTGAAATACGAAAATCATCTTGTCCTCGCGGAAGGCGACTATGTGATCGCGCATGGGCGCTTCTCCGGCAACGGCCGGCCAGCGGCCTGGATCGCCGCCGACGTCGTCCGCATGGAGGACGGCAAGCTTGCCGAGCACTGGGACGTGCTTCAGGACGAGGCGACCAAGGACCAATCCGTCAGCGGCTTACCGATGTTCGGCAACCGTTTCCCCAACTGA
- a CDS encoding alkene reductase, translating into MSTQPLFTPYRMGDLDLSNRIVMAPLTRMRARSDDQVPTTLQAEYYAQRATAGLIVTEGVAISPEGFGWADTPGLWTEDQVRGWRHVTDAVHAASGRIIAQLWHTGAISHPDLRGGARPLSASDVDPEQISVVAAGRVRTVTPRPMTKDEIRRTVADYARAARNAMDAGFDGVQIQANYLYLLAQFLNKATNRRTDEYGGEIEGRARLLFEVVEAIFGEVEPSRVGVKIGPMHETGPFAANDETLPMAEFAIRELSGYGLSHLLIMGNTTDFTGTPLEPLMGDGMFRHFRPIFRGTLIANTLMDAERGNRLVTEGLADLVAFGRPFIANPDLVERLKNGAPLAEIDWTTVYGSGPTGYSDYPALQPESV; encoded by the coding sequence ATGTCAACCCAGCCTCTGTTCACGCCCTATCGGATGGGTGATCTCGATCTGTCCAACCGGATAGTGATGGCGCCGCTTACCCGGATGCGTGCTCGGTCGGACGACCAGGTGCCAACTACGCTGCAGGCCGAGTATTACGCCCAGCGCGCTACAGCAGGCTTGATCGTGACCGAAGGGGTTGCGATCAGCCCGGAGGGGTTCGGGTGGGCCGATACACCGGGCCTGTGGACCGAAGACCAGGTTCGTGGTTGGCGCCACGTGACCGATGCAGTCCACGCCGCCAGCGGGCGCATCATCGCCCAGCTTTGGCACACAGGTGCCATCTCGCATCCCGACCTGCGCGGCGGTGCAAGGCCGCTATCGGCCTCTGATGTCGATCCCGAGCAGATTTCTGTCGTCGCGGCGGGCCGCGTTCGCACCGTCACGCCGCGCCCGATGACGAAGGATGAAATCCGCCGGACTGTAGCCGATTATGCCCGCGCCGCGCGCAACGCAATGGATGCCGGCTTCGACGGCGTGCAGATCCAGGCGAACTATCTGTATCTGCTGGCGCAGTTTCTCAACAAAGCGACCAATCGCCGTACGGACGAGTATGGCGGCGAGATCGAGGGACGGGCCCGCCTGCTCTTCGAGGTGGTCGAGGCCATTTTCGGCGAAGTCGAGCCGTCGAGAGTTGGCGTGAAGATCGGTCCGATGCATGAAACCGGTCCGTTCGCAGCGAACGACGAGACCCTGCCGATGGCCGAGTTTGCCATCCGTGAATTGAGCGGCTACGGCCTCTCGCATCTTCTCATCATGGGCAATACGACCGACTTCACTGGCACGCCGCTTGAGCCCCTGATGGGTGACGGCATGTTCCGACACTTTCGGCCGATCTTCCGCGGAACACTGATCGCCAATACTCTAATGGATGCGGAGCGCGGCAATCGGCTGGTCACTGAAGGTCTCGCGGACCTCGTGGCATTTGGTCGCCCGTTCATCGCCAATCCAGACTTAGTCGAGCGACTCAAGAACGGAGCGCCACTGGCCGAGATCGACTGGACGACCGTCTACGGTTCCGGACCAACGGGCTATTCCGACTACCCGGCCCTGCAACCGGAAAGCGTTTGA